The genomic region CCGCCATCTGCGACCTGACGTACGACAAATGCGCCCCCGGCTTTTGCGGCTTCGATTTCTTTTGGAGCAAATATCTGCTGTCCGTATAACTTTATCTGCTTCATGAAAACCGGCGCAAAACGAGTCTTAAGTTCCTGTTCTTTTTCTTCTGTGATCCTGAGCATGCCATCCATTCCCGCATGACCCACGAACACGATGTCCCTGCAGGCTCGTGCGGTTTCCCGGTTCCAGGCTTCTTCCTTCGGTGCCTTTGCAATTCCCGTAACAGTCACTGCGATCACCTGAACTGCCGGATTGGCGGATGCCTGTACCGCAACAAGGTTTATGTTATATTTTTTACATGCTTTTTTCAGAAGTTTTTCGATCTTGTGGATTCTGGATTTGAACACATATTCCGGATAGGCAATCTGTACACTGACGCTTGCAGATGTTTCGTGCGTATCCTGCATATCCTCGTTCTTTATATCTGTGTCTGTTTCCTCGTCTTCTGTTATATCCGGGCAGACAGAAAACACTGTACCCTGCGCTGCCAGTGCATTTGCAGTCTGTGCAAGTGCGTGTACACCGATCTGCGGTGATAATCCGTAGACGGTAACTGTTTCACTTATAAGCTGTTCTGTCTGTGTCTCTAACTTCATGCTTGTTACGTTCCCCTTTTATCTTTTATTCTCTTCATTCCCAGCATTCCGTACATTCTTACTATGTCTGCACGATGGCAACACACTTTTCTTTATATAAGATGCTTATACAAGATACGGAATGATCATCGTTGCCACCATGGCAATGATAACAATAAGTACAACAATTGATACAATTCTTCTTGTTCTTTTATTGTTAAAATTCATTCTTCTACCTTCTTTAATTCTATTCCCGTTACCGATTATCAGTTTTTACGTAAACAGTAACGTATTTCTCTACATTTTATACTCTTTACAATATTTTTGCAAGAAACAATCCTCACATTTCGGACTCCTTGCACTGCAGATCGTACGTCCGAATGTAATGATATGAATATTCCAGAGAATCCAGTGATCCTCCGGCAGTTCCTTCATCAAATCCTGTTCGATCTTGTCCGGATCCTGATTCTTCGTAAGTCCGAGCCGATTGGATATGCGCTTTACATGTGTATCCACGACCACACTCGGCACGTGATAGATATTTCCGCGGATCACATTGGCTGTCTTTCTGCCTACTCCCGCCAGACTTAAAAGGTCTTCAAGTTCTGATGGGACTTCTCCGTTATATTTATCCCGGATGTCTTTCATACAGGCTATGATATTCTTCGCTTTATTATGATAGAATCCCGTTGGTTTGATATCCTGTTCTAATTCTTTCAGGTCTGCGTCCGCAAATGCTTCGACAGACGGGTACTTCCGGAACAGATCTTTTGTTACAATATTGACTCTTGCATCGGTACACTGCGCACTTAACATCGTAGCGATCAGAAGCTGCCACGGAGTTTCATAATTCAGATAACAGATAAATTCTGTTCCGTATTTTTCATCCAGAAGTTCCAGGATCTCTCCCGTTCTTTTTTTCATAATTCTATTTCCTTTTATATTGATACTTATTTTATTCTCACTTTATCAATTTCCACTTTACAGACCCTGGCTTCCTGATTCAGCGGGTTTCTGTTCTGATAATCGAACAGGATATAGGTATCTGCCAGTTTAAAATATTCTAAATGCGTCATTTTACGCATCTGATTTCTGTCGTATTTTCCATAATCCGGAAGGTACATATGTGTCTCTTCTTCTTTTTCATAAAATGCTCTCGCCACATTCTTTTCCACCAGATAATCCCCGGCGAATTCCGGACGGCTCTTCGCATTTTCACGAAGATAATAATCATATGTGAGCACTTCCCGGAACAGATCTTCTTTTTCTTTATGATGAAGCCGTATATAATTCAGCAGTATCTCATATCTGGCACTCCGCTTGTGTTGAACGGCGTTATAACCATTGTCTTCGTAATAAGATGCAAGCCGGTCATACATGGTGAATGCAGAATCGTATTCCTTTTCCAGTTCTTCCATCGTATTCGTAAACTGACGGCTGTTATAGTAGACCTCCACCATCTCCTCAATCCCTTTCAGGCGCAGCACATCTTCATAGGAAATCCATTTTGTATACAGTACTTCATACGGTGGGTGCGCTTTATGGACAATGCCGTACTCTTCCTGATGCTCCTGCATAAAGGATCCCTTAAGCACTTTCAGGAATCCCAGCTGGAGCTGCTCCGGTTTTAATGCATAGACATCATCAAAGGAATGTGCGAAGCTTTCCACATCTTCGTACGGAAGGCCGGCGATCAGATCCAGATGTTCGTGCACATTTACCTTATTCTGAATTCTTCTCACGATTTTAGATACTTTTTCAAAGTCCATAACTCTGTGGATCTCTTTGATCGTCTTCGGATTTGTTGACTGTACACCGATCTCAAGCTGTACCAGTCCCGGGCGCATCTGTTCCAGAAGTTCCAGTTCTTCTTCATTCAGAATATCCGCGGCAATCTCAAAGTGGAAGTTCGTAATGCCATTATCATGCTCCATGATATATTTCCAGATAGCAATGCTGTGGTCGTGTTTGCAGTTGAATGTACGGTCAACAAATTTCACCTGCGGTACTTTGTGGTCAAGGAAAAACTGCAGCTCCTTCTTCACCAGTTCTATATCCCTGAAACGCAGACGCTTGTCCACCGA from Dorea longicatena harbors:
- the nth gene encoding endonuclease III gives rise to the protein MKKRTGEILELLDEKYGTEFICYLNYETPWQLLIATMLSAQCTDARVNIVTKDLFRKYPSVEAFADADLKELEQDIKPTGFYHNKAKNIIACMKDIRDKYNGEVPSELEDLLSLAGVGRKTANVIRGNIYHVPSVVVDTHVKRISNRLGLTKNQDPDKIEQDLMKELPEDHWILWNIHIITFGRTICSARSPKCEDCFLQKYCKEYKM
- a CDS encoding AIR synthase-related protein, which encodes MKLETQTEQLISETVTVYGLSPQIGVHALAQTANALAAQGTVFSVCPDITEDEETDTDIKNEDMQDTHETSASVSVQIAYPEYVFKSRIHKIEKLLKKACKKYNINLVAVQASANPAVQVIAVTVTGIAKAPKEEAWNRETARACRDIVFVGHAGMDGMLRITEEKEQELKTRFAPVFMKQIKLYGQQIFAPKEIEAAKAGGAFVVRQVADGGILAALWNLALELNQGLDLDMKKISILQETIEVCEHFRLNPYQMISTGSFLAVTDNGEVLADALNNQGITAAVIGHTTDNNDKILRNGEEMRYIDRPAPDEILKLYSGGMNDGRIKKADTPVSGEA
- a CDS encoding B12-binding domain-containing radical SAM protein, whose amino-acid sequence is MKILLAAVNAKYIHSNLAVYSLKAYAEDPAVEIGEYTINQQKDDILMDIYKRQPDILCLSCYIWNLDYIEEIVLEIGKLRPDMPIWLGGPEVSYDAKEVLRRLPCVKGVMKGEGEKTFKEICRIYRNEFEKRENVCGYQDKNVDNSWKKSESVDNQLKGVDGITFREEKEKIIDNPWRPIMDLSEVPFVYDHMEDFEHKIIYYETSRGCPFSCSYCLSSVDKRLRFRDIELVKKELQFFLDHKVPQVKFVDRTFNCKHDHSIAIWKYIMEHDNGITNFHFEIAADILNEEELELLEQMRPGLVQLEIGVQSTNPKTIKEIHRVMDFEKVSKIVRRIQNKVNVHEHLDLIAGLPYEDVESFAHSFDDVYALKPEQLQLGFLKVLKGSFMQEHQEEYGIVHKAHPPYEVLYTKWISYEDVLRLKGIEEMVEVYYNSRQFTNTMEELEKEYDSAFTMYDRLASYYEDNGYNAVQHKRSARYEILLNYIRLHHKEKEDLFREVLTYDYYLRENAKSRPEFAGDYLVEKNVARAFYEKEEETHMYLPDYGKYDRNQMRKMTHLEYFKLADTYILFDYQNRNPLNQEARVCKVEIDKVRIK